TGTCCTGATCAGCGAGGGTTATTTTCACCAGAATAGACGACGTCGGACACAGCCTTGCGCAGGTTGGTTGCGTCATCCCCGTCCCGGCTGGGGCTTACACGGTTGGTCAGCTATGCGATCGAGAGACTGTGCTCGCGATCGATCAGCAGTGAGGTGCCGGTAAATCCACCGTGTCCTCGGGCTTCTTGGGCGTGTGAGCCCATCCACGTCTGCGCATTGATGCGCATGCCTAGACTGTGCCCGAAGGCGGGATCCTCTGGATTGAAATTGTTACCCAATATCTCGGGCAGCTGGCTGCGCCACATTTCCTCAGCGAGTCCGGGGGAGAGGATGCCGGGCAGCCCTCGGCCCAGGGACTCGCCAAATGCTACAAGTCCACCCGACGTGGCGAACATACCGGCATTGCCGCTGAGTCCGCCCAGGGACCAAGCCGCCTCATCGTGGACTATGCCTTGAATAAGTCCACGGCCCAATGCGTGCTGGTATTCCGTGGGTGCACAGTGCTCCACCCGGGGGGTACCGGTGAGGCCTGAAGTGGGAAGCTTCGCCAAAACCCTGTCATGGACAAGGGCGGCCCACGGTTGCCCCGTCGCATGTTCAGCCAAAA
This genomic window from Arthrobacter sp. TMP15 contains:
- a CDS encoding serine hydrolase domain-containing protein, which encodes MPATHRILETKIQKLLNQCVQDRIAPAASCAVVLHHDWLPELTAGEASPQTFFDLASVTKLFTTVTALSLVDSKALELDAPIGRILPTYRQGQKATVTLRQLLTHTSGLPSQWRGWERSLNEGRGFERARLVQDLLDTALEAPPGTRFEYSCAGFNTIMVLAEHATGQPWAALVHDRVLAKLPTSGLTGTPRVEHCAPTEYQHALGRGLIQGIVHDEAAWSLGGLSGNAGMFATSGGLVAFGESLGRGLPGILSPGLAEEMWRSQLPEILGNNFNPEDPAFGHSLGMRINAQTWMGSHAQEARGHGGFTGTSLLIDREHSLSIA